The DNA sequence ACCATGGCTCCAACAAATCCAAGGTACCTCAAAAGTCTCACAATCCAGAGTGGGCCAATTCATGGAAAGCAGCCATGGTGGTCTTCAACAACCACAAGAATTCAGATCAGTTCAGGCAAGATCCCAGTGGCACGTATGAGGATCAAAGCCAGCTGAGAGAGTCACATCTCCACAAAGTCATGCTTGTGTCTCGTGAGCAGAAGCACAGAGATCGGTGCGTGCGGCTCTGCAATGAATTTAATACTCTGTCTGAGTGGAGCAAGTCTTGGCAGGTGaccaaaaacaattcaaaaccaTGTGAAGAAATGGAGAAAGTTCTAAAGAACTTGCCACCAAGGATGGAGACTGCTTTGGAGACTCAAAAGATGGGCAACAACACAAATGAGCATTATTCAACATTAGAGAAAGCCGACTCATGCTACGAGCAACTGAAACATGATGTGATCTATCACCCAAAGAAAGAATTCGCTCAATCTAAGCTACGCCATCTGAAACATCTGGAAAATGTTATGTCTGCCAAAGAATGGATGGACTCCTGGAAGACACTGAAACACAGAATGAGAATGGAGAGAAGAAGATTGAGGCCTGACCTTTCAAGGCCTTTCACGGGGTCCGAGCAGGGAGGAGACATGAAGCCCAATGCCTCAGAGTGGAAAGACTCATGGAAATTCCACTCTCAACCCCTGCGCCAGGAGCCGGAGCCTTGGCAGCAGGGCTGGTCCTCCACACCCCAAATCCGAGTAGATCGTGCTAGGGTTCAGAACCACTTTGTGCCTGTGGAACTCCATAAGAATGGGCCAACCGTGGAGAGTATTTGGGGAGAATCATGGAGGTTCTCGAGGCGCCAGCACCAATCAGAACCTGGGCAGAGAAGGGCACAAACCAGCCAAGCAGGTTCAAGTGTGGCTTCCCACCATCCTGGTGTTTTACAGGCACAGAGAAGGTATGCTATGTCCCTGAATGATTGGCAGGTGGCCTGGATGGTCTCAGAAACTCAGTTCCACCATGACAGACCCTCTTTAACCCAGTGGAGGGAAGCCTGGAGGTGGTCTGTCTTTCACACAGAGAACTGGTCTGAGCAAGGGGCTGGAGGGAATGAAGTGGATGTGTTAATGGAGATTCAATCTAAAAGAGAGAAGCTTTCCTTGCAGAGAGCCAAAGATAAAATGAGCAGGTCTTTTGACAACCAGACGTTCAGGGAAAGATATCCGGAGAAACAGTGGGAGGCTTCATGGAGAGTTGGGTCACTTCTGAGCAATCAAACGAGTCAGTATGGAACTTCAGGGATACCTGGAAAAAAAATTTGCGGCACTCAGCAGCAACATACCACTGACAATGGGCATGGATCTAAGTGGGGAAGGTCGTTTAGGATCGCCAACCCAATGCCCCACATGGAGCAACCCTGGGTGGAGTCCGCTCCTAACCAATGTCACTATACAGTAATGTGGTCAAGAGGAAAGAACATACAGAACATCAACAAAAACGTAAGCAATAACCCTGCAACCTTGAAGTTATGGGGAACTTCCCATCGGTTCCTGCCGGGGGCCAGTGCACAGACCAAAGACAAAACGACTAAGAAACCTGTTGACCCCAGGGTTATTATCCCAAACAAGGCCAAGTCAAGGAAGCATTTGTACTCTAACattgagaaagagaaacaatcGCAGAATAAGTGGGCAGGATGCCACCTGTTGGGTAAAACTCAACCACGTCCCAAGAGAGGCCCTGCTTCCAGAGAGAACCTTAAGATGGAGGACAAAACCGCAGAAAAGTTCTTTGAGGAGTGGGTAGAATCTTGGAGGCTCTCAGTCCGGCCTGGTAGTCTGAAAAAGCAGATGCCTGTCAAATCATTCTCAGGTTGGGATGAGTCATGGAAGTGCCTCATTCCACCATACCCCCCAAAGAACGGCCCCAAGGCCAAATAGAAGCCACGGCTCAGTCAACTGTCAACACATAAACCatgttaattaataaaaacatttgagtaATTTACCACTGGcagttttgtcctttttttcggCACTGTTTCATTTTGGAGAACCGCATGGTGTATTTTTGATTTGAGAAGTGGTGAGGACATCAATTTCATATGGTACACAAAAAAGATTATCCAAAATTGTCAGAACAATCCCAGCTCTGTACAGCAGCTTTAAATCCACAGAATACTTTATCTACCCCAACATGCCCCCATGTATCTGTCTTTTTCCCCCCCTCATATTAATACACGCAACCACAAGATCATGTTTAGGAACCTATACATGTCTCGTCTCACACAGATTGTCCACATATTGCCTTGAGATGCAATTTGTCCATCATATTTCTATGTAGAAGGCAGACTGCAGCATGCTTTGGATGCTCTTTTAATGTAGATACTCTTGATCTGCCTTTCTTAAAGCTCCTTTGTGCTTCCCTGGGTGACAGTGGTACTACTAGCAGATGTCTGACCCAGGCTTCTACCTGCTCTCATAAGTCCCCCACACCTCTGCTGGCTCGCCTCTGAAAAAAAATAGCTATGAGGACAGGGATTACAATCAGTAAAGTACATCATTATCTGTTTgcagtgtgttattgtgtgcaTGCTAGCCATGACAGGTCCAGACACATCCTGATTTGCGGTGTAATAAATTCCTACCAAAGCTCTGGCCCACCTTCAACCTGAATTGAGTCTAATCAGAAGAACTTACCAACCTGTGTGGCTGTTGTGGTAATGACAGGGACAGTGTTTGACTGGAGAAGTTTCAATAGTACATGGTTATTTCAGTAAATACCTTTGAAGGTATTGAGGAGCGGTACCCAGCCCTGAACACTGTAAACTGTACAGGGTTAGCTTAGCTAGGCAGTGTCTCCTGTTTTACAAGTGGGCATTCTGGTGGGATAAAGGGACTAAAGTAAAGGTCAAAGTCACCAAAAACCTAAGTTTAGGTattctgaacttttttttttcatattccaGTGGCAgcattgtttttacagtatcaAAGTCTCTGTACTGTGGCACTTTATCTTTACCAAAATGTTTTGTGCTGGTCAAGGGGTACCAAGACTCCAAAAGGGTCTATTATTGAAAGAAAGAGAaccatgttttttatgtatttcacGATAAACTATGGATTTACTTTACGGACTAAGAGttaggaaaaagagaaaggacGGGGGATTACAAGTTAAAGTAATCAAGAATCATTGGTTGGGGACcatacatttccattttaaatgtcaaGGGAACAAGACGCTGTGAACAAGATAGGACATTATCATCATTGGCAAAAGTAACAGGGTGACTAAGAAAAATGCCCTGCATAGCTCAGCACAACGATGAAATGAATTATGaggaaatatttgtattttaactaaATACAAAAGGGGGACTGGTCCCCAGCTTTTAATCAGTCTTAGAAcatagaaagacacacacacacacacacacacacacacacacacacacacacacacgactaaGGCAAAAACAGacgaaaaacaaaaacaaaaatcagcatTCATATATCAGTAAATAACCATTTAAAACAGAATCTACAATTAAGTGATTCAAagtacaaacatacacatatacatacatatatatacatacatacacatacatatatatacatacatacacatacatatacattatatatatatatatacattatatatatatatatatatatatatatatatatatatatatatatatatatatatatacacacacacacacacacacacatatatatatatatacgcactgtacatacatagacagtacatactgtacataaatacatatataaatacttatttatttaatgaaacaGAAATGCTTCAGATCATTTAGGGACATACAGGCTTCTGGAGGCTTGCAGCTTGTCTTCCAAAGCTTCTTTGGAAAACAGAATGAGGCAGCACATGTTcacagtcagagagagaagCCAAGGGACGCCAAACTAACTCAACTAAAATACTGGGCATCTTCAAGACACACGTACAGGGGAAGGAACTGCTCGATCCGACTCTCCACACTGTAGCTACAGTAGCATGATGCCAACGGGATGGTACTGAACCAGCAGGCTAGCTACCTGTAGCAGGGGACATCAATAAGACATAAGATGTTGGGAGTGTGACTTCTATCCTCTCTCAGGAAACACTGCATGCTATATTTAAAGTCACTAATCTATACTGAGCACTACGCTAATGTGCTGCCATAAAGCCCGACGACAACAGGTTACTGTGGAAAGAACTTTCTAAGCAATGTGCTAATGCGTGGCATCTGAACAGGTCGGAGCTGGAAATCAAACACCAAATATCCAAAGTCAGGTGTCCTTAGACAGGTGCCGGTTTTGGGCGGACAACAGTTCAAACTCCTCTTTGTCACTGGTCAGCAGATGAAAGACGGGTGGATGGGGGGGACAAGACCCACCATGTCACAGTAAATTATATCATCTCTGatgcatatgcacacacacaagagtaGAAGAAAACCACATCACTATGAAACAGAATtcagaaatcaataaaaacCGTAATGTCCAATGATTACGTACCACTGACAAactgtttttgtaataaaagctttttattaTTGGTGGAACTGGCAAGTGAAAGGACACCTGTATCAACCACTGGGGTCAGCAACTAACAGCGCAGCCAAACACACTTCAGTACGTCACGGTGTTGAAATCAAGACGTCAGTCAACAAAGTAGCTTTAATGCTAGCGTGCAGGGGAAATAATGCAAGGCTGATTAGTTCATCTTCACTTACTTATTTTATTCTTCTACCATTGTGAGTTGCATAAGCGGAGCAGCATGTCTGACAGCTAATGCAGTATTAAATGCAGTAGAAGGTCCTGATTCAGTAGTGGAGGGGGATAGGCTTGGGATAGAGAGGAGCACCTCAGGATATAGTCACAGGTTTTAGTCAAAAGTTTCCCACCTCCTCCGAAGGTCCTCcaccttctttttttggggtgtAGCTGGCTTGGCCATAGTCAGCAGATCCCCAAAAGGATCATGAGTCTTCTGGCTGTCCCCCTCGGCATATAGTGGCTTTCCCAGAACGTTCACAGCGTGACTGGGGACAGACGAGGAGTCCGCTAGACTGGACAGAGCGTGATTGCTGGCAGAGAAGTGAGGTACggagggggctgggggggggaaGGCTGGCTGCAGCAGTCCAAAGTTGGGTGGTAGAGTGGAAGTTCCTGGTGAATGCTGTCTGTAGAGCCCTGGTGTTGTAGAGTAAGACTGTGTGTGGTAAGAGCCTGGTGCAGGCCCGTAGACCACACTGAAAGGATTGCCACTTACAGTCGGGGAGTAACGCATCTGAGGGGACGGGTGCTGCAGAGACTGGGGGGCAAAAGGGTTGAGTGATATGTGGGGTTGGTGCAGTGGGAAGGGAGGCAGGCCCTGAGGGTAAGACCTGGGGGCTAGTGTTGGTCTGCAGGAAGATGACGACAGACTAATATCTAGCCCGTCACTCAATGAAGTGGAACAGCTGGCCGCTGAGCTGTTGAGGGGGTCCAGGAGGCTGATCAGATCTAGACTGTCCTCAGCCACCCTGCTGGGCTTCAACACCTCTCCATCTGTGTTCATGCTCAGGGCTTGCCTAAACTCCTGTCCCCCTGATGAAGTCCTTCCGTCAGCCGTGCCGGCTGCTTTAGAGCG is a window from the Etheostoma cragini isolate CJK2018 chromosome 16, CSU_Ecrag_1.0, whole genome shotgun sequence genome containing:
- the LOC117959325 gene encoding uncharacterized protein LOC117959325, producing the protein MSSEKNAEVVGCDASIMKNVWEIRQREYEHKMQQEHERREKSALPSINQDWSNRLAAKQGVLKRVEKKSKPTENPPDNNVWKSNLSRAPPSLPRGKGSGPISRPGCQSRGFSTPAHNNNDKKGQENHFKRLQSLMFISQTQPSAMVWGKSWKYKKCLPLSAEGNVARSNWGQCWMFATQQPQTEPGTPWLNGPNTNLTEADSLHLWKKPDNRMVESQELDLSISTEEWQMSWRKSDKNKMEDASSINGEHVAKFGFFTSLVETQHQNEGLSSSEWSESWKSTKPASQKDPIALSNDGLMNESIAEKQDNDRGMSSKWKECWRLVNHHGSNKSKVPQKSHNPEWANSWKAAMVVFNNHKNSDQFRQDPSGTYEDQSQLRESHLHKVMLVSREQKHRDRCVRLCNEFNTLSEWSKSWQVTKNNSKPCEEMEKVLKNLPPRMETALETQKMGNNTNEHYSTLEKADSCYEQLKHDVIYHPKKEFAQSKLRHLKHLENVMSAKEWMDSWKTLKHRMRMERRRLRPDLSRPFTGSEQGGDMKPNASEWKDSWKFHSQPLRQEPEPWQQGWSSTPQIRVDRARVQNHFVPVELHKNGPTVESIWGESWRFSRRQHQSEPGQRRAQTSQAGSSVASHHPGVLQAQRRYAMSLNDWQVAWMVSETQFHHDRPSLTQWREAWRWSVFHTENWSEQGAGGNEVDVLMEIQSKREKLSLQRAKDKMSRSFDNQTFRERYPEKQWEASWRVGSLLSNQTSQYGTSGIPGKKICGTQQQHTTDNGHGSKWGRSFRIANPMPHMEQPWVESAPNQCHYTVMWSRGKNIQNINKNVSNNPATLKLWGTSHRFLPGASAQTKDKTTKKPVDPRVIIPNKAKSRKHLYSNIEKEKQSQNKWAGCHLLGKTQPRPKRGPASRENLKMEDKTAEKFFEEWVESWRLSVRPGSLKKQMPVKSFSGWDESWKCLIPPYPPKNGPKAK